From the genome of Scytonema millei VB511283, one region includes:
- a CDS encoding sensor histidine kinase yields the protein MLCVDELLTLELFQQLSQEQIHWVCDRAQEMELSSGEVFVKQGDPPRGFYVMLSGRVSITRISEGIEMPIGQHQAPAFFGEIQVLTDEPVPVTLRALSDCRLYEISGDDFRTLLHSCRGFERLIFRAVQKRLRGLESFIQNREKMAALGTLAAGLAHELNNPAAAVVRALQDITPALLELQRMNFVYGQRQVEAEHTEKWLKVRDDGWDAVVNRRVNPIEFSDREEKILEWLEDYGVEDAWKLAEPLAAGNVEVETLTQLMERWKDDPTELKDMGLRWLALSFEVMCTVSSGLRGAQRISQLVQSMKSYSYMDRGAQQIVDVHDGIEDTLQLFAYKFKQGIEIQRNYDRSLPKILAFGSELNQVWTNLIDNAVDAIAGKGVIELATAQNGDYIQVQITDSGAGISVEIQSRIFEPFYTTKPVGSGSGLGLDAVRRIVENRHQGTITFTSQPGKTCFTVCLPIATHSYQ from the coding sequence ATGCTATGTGTAGACGAACTGTTAACGCTGGAGTTGTTTCAACAGCTTTCCCAAGAGCAGATTCATTGGGTTTGCGATCGCGCTCAAGAAATGGAGCTATCTAGCGGCGAAGTCTTCGTCAAACAGGGAGATCCGCCACGCGGCTTTTATGTCATGCTATCAGGTCGGGTGAGCATTACCCGCATCAGCGAAGGGATCGAAATGCCGATCGGACAGCACCAAGCACCTGCTTTTTTTGGCGAGATCCAAGTTTTAACTGATGAACCAGTCCCCGTAACATTACGCGCTCTTTCTGATTGTCGGCTCTACGAAATCTCAGGCGATGACTTTCGTACCCTACTACATAGTTGTCGAGGCTTCGAGCGTTTAATATTTCGAGCCGTACAGAAACGATTGCGCGGTTTAGAGTCTTTTATTCAAAATCGCGAGAAAATGGCAGCTCTAGGTACGCTAGCGGCTGGCTTAGCGCACGAACTTAACAATCCAGCAGCAGCTGTAGTTCGCGCCTTGCAAGATATCACCCCAGCACTGCTCGAACTCCAACGGATGAATTTTGTTTACGGACAGCGCCAAGTAGAGGCAGAACATACAGAAAAATGGCTCAAAGTGCGTGATGATGGTTGGGATGCGGTTGTCAACCGTCGCGTGAATCCAATTGAATTTAGCGATCGCGAGGAAAAAATACTAGAATGGCTAGAGGATTATGGCGTAGAGGATGCTTGGAAACTCGCCGAACCATTAGCAGCTGGGAATGTTGAGGTAGAGACTTTAACCCAGTTGATGGAACGTTGGAAAGACGATCCGACAGAATTAAAAGATATGGGTTTGCGCTGGCTGGCGCTTTCTTTTGAGGTTATGTGTACGGTTTCGAGTGGCTTGCGGGGAGCGCAGCGAATTTCTCAGCTCGTCCAGTCGATGAAATCTTATTCTTACATGGATCGCGGCGCGCAACAAATTGTTGACGTTCACGATGGAATAGAAGATACATTGCAATTATTTGCTTACAAATTCAAGCAAGGAATTGAAATTCAGCGGAATTACGATCGATCTTTGCCTAAAATTCTCGCTTTCGGTAGCGAGTTGAATCAAGTTTGGACGAACTTAATTGATAATGCAGTTGATGCGATTGCGGGGAAAGGAGTAATTGAATTAGCTACTGCTCAAAATGGCGATTATATCCAGGTACAAATTACCGATTCTGGTGCGGGAATTTCCGTAGAAATTCAATCGCGGATTTTCGAGCCTTTCTATACAACAAAGCCTGTAGGTTCGGGTTCGGGGTTGGGTTTAGATGCAGTGCGGCGCATTGTCGAGAACCGCCACCAAGGAACAATTACATTTACCTCGCAGCCTGGGAAGACTTGTTTTACAGTTTGTCTACCGATAGCTACACACAGTTATCAGTGA
- a CDS encoding dTDP-4-dehydrorhamnose 3,5-epimerase-like enzyme has product MAAHRGIEIYPLASIQGGMAQFYTPQSSHETMLVQIPPHTIDDLFVHKSQTDQILVVRGRLALVTLENKQYRYTPLSDRLPQVVKIPPGVLHGAINLDSEPCTIVNAVLRHRPTQPRDYIPRPRPFPYNLAIAGAKLAEMEAVIIQQAVVSRGGFIQNICQ; this is encoded by the coding sequence ATGGCTGCTCACCGGGGTATTGAGATCTATCCGCTAGCTTCAATTCAAGGGGGAATGGCTCAGTTTTATACTCCCCAGTCGAGCCACGAGACAATGTTGGTACAGATTCCGCCGCACACGATTGACGATCTCTTCGTTCACAAATCTCAGACAGACCAGATTTTAGTTGTTAGAGGGCGTTTAGCCCTCGTAACTTTAGAAAATAAGCAATATCGCTATACTCCATTGAGCGATCGCCTGCCTCAAGTTGTTAAAATTCCCCCAGGCGTGCTACACGGTGCAATAAATCTAGATTCCGAACCCTGCACGATTGTTAATGCCGTTCTGCGCCATCGTCCGACGCAACCGCGAGATTATATTCCTCGTCCCCGTCCTTTTCCCTACAATCTCGCGATCGCGGGAGCTAAACTAGCAGAGATGGAGGCTGTAATTATTCAGCAAGCCGTGGTTAGTAGGGGCGGGTTTATCCAGAATATTTGTCAGTAA
- a CDS encoding addiction module protein, with the protein MLSIERLLEEALSLPGESRALLAEKLVESLEFDADPRVQAAWINEAKQRRDEIQKGTVLSISGDEALAHVRRLLE; encoded by the coding sequence ATGCTGTCTATCGAGAGGCTTTTAGAAGAAGCATTATCCTTACCAGGTGAATCAAGGGCGCTTTTAGCAGAAAAATTAGTAGAAAGCTTAGAGTTTGATGCAGATCCAAGGGTTCAAGCAGCTTGGATTAACGAAGCGAAACAGCGGCGAGACGAAATCCAAAAAGGTACTGTTCTATCTATTTCGGGAGATGAAGCTTTAGCGCATGTGAGGCGGCTGCTGGAGTAA
- a CDS encoding NCS2 family permease, translating into MSSDTDRLELQQPPTPQYTGWQAAIARFFKFDLYRTNFRIETLAGLTTFMTMAYILVVNPLILSDAIFLQQPKDLFAEQVFATAVSAAIGTLVMAFVANYPFALAPGMGLNAFFAYSVVLTLKIDWRLALAAVFAEGLIFIALTLTNVRSQIVNAIPMSLKTATSVGIGLFIAYIGISGDPKTGGAGLIIASEVTKTTLGSFREPNTLLAVAGIIITTAFLVRRVKGALLWGVLATALLGWIVGVTPPPKGIFQIPTLPTDLIGQGIFGLSRLTANNFLDFIAVVLVFLFVDIFDTVGTLSGVGMKAGYIKEDGKLPRVNQALFADAVGTTAGALIGTSTVTTYAESAAGVSEGGRTGFTAAIVGVLFILAIFLVPVFEAIPAYATTPALVITGVLMMTGVSDIRWGDVAEAVPAFLTILFMPLAYSIATGLSVGFITYPIAKALQGKAHEVTIATWILAAVFVIRFVFMTLRFGISE; encoded by the coding sequence ATGAGCAGCGATACAGATCGATTAGAACTACAACAACCACCTACGCCACAGTATACGGGTTGGCAAGCAGCGATCGCTCGTTTTTTTAAATTTGACCTGTATAGAACTAACTTTCGGATCGAGACTCTGGCAGGATTGACAACCTTTATGACGATGGCATACATCCTCGTCGTCAATCCCCTAATTTTGTCAGATGCAATTTTTCTACAGCAGCCAAAAGATTTATTTGCCGAACAAGTCTTTGCTACCGCAGTCTCAGCAGCAATTGGGACGCTCGTAATGGCATTTGTTGCCAACTATCCCTTTGCCCTCGCTCCAGGCATGGGATTAAACGCCTTTTTTGCCTATTCCGTCGTTTTAACCCTAAAAATCGATTGGCGTTTGGCACTGGCGGCTGTATTTGCCGAAGGATTGATTTTTATCGCCCTCACCCTCACCAACGTTCGCAGTCAAATTGTCAATGCCATTCCCATGTCGCTAAAAACAGCAACATCAGTAGGGATTGGTTTATTTATTGCCTATATTGGGATATCTGGCGATCCGAAAACTGGAGGTGCTGGGCTAATTATTGCCAGCGAAGTGACAAAAACAACCCTGGGTAGCTTCAGAGAACCTAATACTTTGCTAGCTGTTGCCGGAATTATTATTACTACAGCTTTTTTAGTACGCCGCGTTAAGGGGGCATTACTCTGGGGGGTACTCGCCACCGCCTTACTGGGTTGGATTGTAGGTGTTACACCCCCGCCCAAAGGAATTTTCCAGATCCCTACTTTACCGACAGATCTCATCGGACAAGGCATTTTCGGTTTATCGCGATTAACTGCTAACAACTTTCTCGACTTTATTGCTGTAGTTTTGGTGTTCTTGTTTGTCGATATTTTCGATACCGTTGGTACTCTGTCTGGAGTCGGCATGAAGGCAGGATACATTAAAGAGGATGGAAAACTACCGCGAGTCAATCAAGCATTATTTGCCGATGCAGTGGGAACAACAGCCGGGGCGCTAATTGGTACGTCTACAGTCACTACCTATGCTGAATCAGCCGCAGGCGTATCGGAAGGTGGGCGCACGGGCTTCACAGCTGCGATCGTGGGCGTATTATTTATTCTGGCGATCTTCTTAGTTCCTGTATTCGAGGCAATTCCCGCCTACGCCACCACACCAGCCTTAGTCATTACAGGCGTGTTAATGATGACAGGTGTATCAGATATTCGTTGGGGTGACGTAGCTGAAGCTGTTCCAGCATTTTTGACAATTCTATTTATGCCCCTTGCCTACTCAATTGCCACTGGATTATCAGTTGGTTTTATTACCTACCCAATAGCCAAAGCACTGCAAGGTAAAGCCCATGAAGTTACAATTGCAACTTGGATTTTAGCCGCAGTTTTCGTGATTCGATTCGTCTTCATGACATTACGTTTCGGCATATCTGAATAA
- a CDS encoding methylmalonic aciduria and homocystinuria type D protein — protein MLQYSVHPAPRFIRTHLNRLLPSWSLPVLSVVVVLQLCQFAFLERTVETEIYKNEFRQQFLEFGSQIIAQLGTMGYLADMFDPRTGFPMTSPPGQVRLSDVKVVGATLGYTIDRSGQCAAIVHPTWGKAVYPSTLVSSAQPDVVAAIVANIAANSTHWNIQPVAGASDPTVEGQSFPDTKPV, from the coding sequence ATGCTGCAATACTCAGTTCACCCAGCTCCTAGATTCATTCGCACTCATTTAAATCGGCTTTTACCGAGTTGGTCGTTGCCCGTTTTATCTGTGGTTGTAGTTTTACAACTATGTCAATTTGCTTTCTTGGAACGGACAGTTGAGACAGAAATCTATAAGAACGAATTTCGGCAACAATTTCTAGAATTTGGCAGCCAAATCATTGCCCAACTGGGAACAATGGGATACTTAGCAGATATGTTTGACCCACGCACTGGTTTCCCTATGACTTCTCCTCCCGGTCAAGTACGGTTGAGCGATGTGAAAGTTGTTGGCGCTACCCTGGGCTATACAATCGATCGTAGCGGTCAGTGTGCCGCGATCGTTCATCCAACGTGGGGAAAAGCGGTTTATCCTTCTACGCTGGTCTCATCTGCCCAACCAGATGTCGTTGCAGCAATCGTGGCTAATATAGCAGCTAATAGCACGCACTGGAATATTCAACCCGTAGCAGGAGCGAGCGATCCAACCGTAGAGGGGCAATCTTTTCCAGATACAAAGCCAGTATAA
- a CDS encoding adenosine deaminase, which yields MTKNQFFCQIPKAELHIHIEGSLEPEMMFALGDRNNIQLPYKSVEEIRAAYNFQNLQSFLDLYYAGMSVLQTEQDFYDLTWAYMQKASAQNVRHAEIFFDPQGHTSRGISFETIHRGIYRALQEAKQEFGISSYLILCFLRHLSAESAMEALEQALPYKDTIPAVGLDSSEVGNPPSKFQKVFDKAREKGFRTVAHAGEEGPPEYIWEAINLLGVSRIDHGVRCIDDPKLLEYLIEKQIPLTVCPLSNIKLCVFDSMAKHNIKQLLDMGLCVTVNSDDPSYFGGYVAENLQEIESALNLSRQDIYKLVKNSFQATFLSVEEKQTRIAELDEFMMK from the coding sequence ATGACAAAGAATCAATTCTTTTGCCAGATTCCTAAAGCCGAGTTACACATTCATATTGAAGGTTCCCTCGAACCAGAAATGATGTTTGCACTAGGCGATCGCAACAACATTCAACTACCCTATAAATCGGTAGAAGAGATTCGCGCCGCCTACAACTTTCAAAACCTGCAATCGTTTTTGGATCTCTATTATGCGGGAATGAGCGTGTTGCAGACAGAACAAGATTTTTACGATCTAACTTGGGCATATATGCAAAAAGCATCTGCTCAAAACGTGCGCCACGCTGAAATCTTTTTCGATCCTCAAGGTCATACTTCTAGAGGGATTTCGTTTGAAACGATTCATCGAGGAATTTATCGCGCTTTACAGGAAGCAAAACAAGAATTTGGTATTTCTTCTTATTTGATTCTCTGTTTTTTACGACATTTAAGCGCTGAATCAGCAATGGAAGCTTTGGAACAAGCTTTACCTTATAAAGATACGATTCCAGCCGTAGGCTTGGATTCTTCAGAAGTCGGAAATCCACCTTCAAAGTTTCAAAAAGTATTCGATAAAGCGCGAGAAAAAGGATTTCGTACCGTTGCTCATGCAGGCGAGGAAGGACCACCAGAATATATTTGGGAAGCCATAAATCTTTTAGGTGTATCGCGTATCGATCACGGCGTACGCTGCATTGATGACCCGAAGTTATTAGAATACTTAATTGAGAAACAAATTCCCCTGACTGTCTGTCCGCTGTCTAATATCAAACTTTGTGTTTTCGATTCGATGGCAAAGCACAACATCAAACAATTATTAGATATGGGATTGTGCGTGACAGTAAATTCTGACGATCCATCTTATTTTGGCGGCTACGTGGCTGAGAATTTACAGGAAATAGAATCAGCTTTAAATTTGAGCAGACAAGATATTTATAAATTAGTCAAAAATTCCTTTCAAGCAACATTTTTAAGTGTAGAAGAGAAGCAGACTCGAATTGCTGAATTAGATGAGTTTATGATGAAGTAA
- a CDS encoding branched-chain amino acid ABC transporter permease → MLDLNALMNDPTIIGWVAYILFLTVSTAIFALFSLGLNLQWGLTGLINFGLVAFMTLGAYTTVLLSMYGVPLIVATLAGALVAALLGWLIGLSTLRLREDYLAIVTIGVSELIRLVVNNQDLPTPNTPTPGAFGLQGYPLPLTDFNPDTVMKWIMVGLLTLVVAACYWKLWKWVVKSQKSKVKSQKSLIVRYLPLVLRIVVGIIATLLIFVPYASGAIGLYNFTDYEKSGLMLISVLVLAFVVWRLEVLARSPWGRVLKAIREDEEVARALGKNVFWYKLQALMLGGAIAGISGALYAWQQTSVYPNDFQPQTTFDAWIMVILGGAGNNFGTILGAVVFFAYDSATRFVLPKIVPLDDVRLSAFRIMVIGLLLMILMIWRPQGILGKKEELTLGK, encoded by the coding sequence ATGTTAGATTTAAATGCCCTGATGAACGACCCAACAATTATCGGTTGGGTTGCCTATATCTTGTTTCTGACAGTTTCTACAGCAATTTTTGCCCTGTTCAGCTTGGGGTTAAACTTGCAATGGGGTTTAACGGGGTTAATTAACTTTGGTTTGGTTGCTTTCATGACTTTGGGAGCATACACGACTGTATTATTAAGTATGTATGGCGTTCCCCTGATAGTAGCCACGCTAGCCGGAGCGTTAGTAGCGGCTCTACTAGGATGGTTAATTGGTTTATCAACACTAAGGTTGCGAGAAGACTACTTAGCAATTGTCACGATTGGGGTATCGGAACTCATTCGCTTAGTGGTCAACAATCAAGATTTGCCAACTCCTAATACTCCCACACCTGGGGCTTTTGGATTGCAGGGATATCCTCTACCATTAACAGATTTTAACCCCGACACGGTGATGAAATGGATAATGGTAGGGCTATTAACATTAGTTGTTGCTGCGTGTTACTGGAAACTTTGGAAATGGGTAGTCAAAAGTCAAAAGTCAAAAGTCAAAAGTCAAAAGTCGTTGATAGTTCGTTATCTGCCACTAGTTTTGCGAATAGTTGTCGGTATTATCGCAACGTTGTTAATTTTTGTTCCCTACGCATCTGGAGCTATTGGACTATACAACTTCACCGACTACGAAAAATCGGGATTGATGCTGATCTCAGTGTTAGTGTTAGCTTTTGTCGTGTGGCGTTTGGAAGTGTTAGCGCGATCGCCCTGGGGAAGAGTATTAAAAGCAATTCGCGAAGATGAGGAAGTTGCCCGCGCTTTAGGAAAAAACGTCTTTTGGTATAAATTGCAAGCGTTAATGTTAGGCGGGGCGATCGCTGGAATATCTGGTGCTTTGTATGCATGGCAGCAAACATCAGTTTACCCGAATGATTTTCAGCCGCAGACAACTTTCGATGCTTGGATTATGGTGATCTTAGGTGGTGCGGGTAACAACTTCGGTACGATCCTCGGTGCAGTTGTTTTCTTTGCTTACGACAGCGCCACCCGTTTTGTCTTACCCAAAATCGTACCCCTCGATGACGTGCGCCTGAGTGCGTTTCGGATTATGGTTATCGGCTTACTACTGATGATACTGATGATTTGGCGACCGCAAGGAATATTAGGCAAAAAAGAAGAATTGACACTTGGAAAATAA
- a CDS encoding alpha/beta hydrolase, with product MISPAFLLFVQHGWADDNRAMMLLARRLVTDTIPVFAPSLGYVQTWVRIEPLIQAVEKLASEQIAKYSDVPLKIVGHSMGGLIWLEVLHRHPGWWSRIHSLVLIASPVGGADLARAIDPLNWGIGIAGDLGKNRKPIAAAIASIIPTLVIAGDIDGGSDGTVPVESTKFQNARFICLPGLAHAVLRNYPTVAAVIQDFWMDANLGEAIVYDDIVQRLQAVPGMTDGHRRDFAKAQIAIALPNGATIRTCKNLFGIDCVFVASPTGECLYAGFVGWLHAPDLQKALEDIQQAY from the coding sequence TTGATAAGTCCGGCATTTCTTTTATTCGTGCAGCACGGCTGGGCAGATGATAACCGTGCCATGATGCTACTGGCGCGTCGGTTGGTTACAGATACAATTCCAGTTTTTGCGCCGAGTCTGGGTTACGTTCAAACTTGGGTGAGAATTGAGCCTTTGATTCAGGCAGTGGAAAAGCTGGCTAGCGAACAGATTGCCAAATATTCAGACGTACCGCTGAAGATTGTCGGTCATTCGATGGGTGGTTTGATCTGGTTGGAAGTGTTGCACCGCCATCCCGGGTGGTGGTCTAGAATTCACTCGTTGGTTTTGATTGCATCGCCAGTCGGTGGTGCAGATTTGGCACGGGCGATCGATCCTTTAAATTGGGGAATTGGGATTGCTGGCGATCTGGGAAAAAATCGTAAGCCAATTGCAGCCGCGATCGCCTCTATAATTCCTACATTAGTCATTGCTGGAGATATTGATGGTGGTAGCGATGGCACGGTTCCGGTAGAATCTACCAAGTTTCAAAATGCTCGGTTTATCTGCTTGCCGGGACTTGCCCATGCCGTCTTGCGAAATTATCCTACGGTTGCCGCTGTCATTCAAGACTTTTGGATGGATGCTAATCTCGGTGAGGCGATCGTTTATGACGATATCGTACAACGGTTGCAAGCAGTACCAGGTATGACAGACGGACATCGCCGCGATTTTGCTAAAGCCCAAATTGCGATCGCGCTGCCAAATGGTGCTACTATTCGCACTTGCAAGAACTTATTTGGTATCGATTGTGTCTTTGTTGCCTCTCCTACCGGAGAATGTTTGTATGCAGGCTTTGTTGGTTGGCTGCACGCACCAGATTTACAAAAAGCTCTAGAAGATATTCAGCAAGCATATTAA
- the hpt gene encoding hypoxanthine phosphoribosyltransferase, producing the protein MDEKLVPLISQSEIATAVQRLARELDRDYQNSFPIVIGVLKGSFIFLADLIRQMQTPICNVELIRLSSYGCSTTSSGEVKMVMGLAEGIINNKNVILVEDIVDTGLSTSKAIEILKTHNPSSLKLCALLDKPSRRKVQVEIDYLGIEIPDRFIIGYGIDMNEKYRQLPAIYAIEE; encoded by the coding sequence ATGGATGAAAAACTCGTTCCACTTATTTCTCAGTCAGAAATAGCAACAGCAGTACAGCGATTAGCGCGGGAGTTGGATCGAGATTATCAAAACAGCTTTCCAATTGTTATTGGTGTTTTGAAAGGATCGTTTATCTTTCTTGCCGATTTGATCCGGCAGATGCAAACTCCAATTTGTAATGTCGAACTGATCCGATTATCTAGCTATGGTTGTTCTACCACTAGTTCGGGTGAAGTCAAGATGGTAATGGGTTTAGCTGAAGGAATTATTAACAACAAGAATGTTATTTTAGTTGAAGATATTGTCGATACTGGGTTGTCAACGTCAAAAGCAATAGAAATATTGAAAACTCATAATCCATCCTCGCTCAAACTTTGCGCTTTACTCGATAAACCCTCACGTCGTAAAGTTCAAGTTGAAATCGATTATTTGGGAATTGAAATTCCCGATCGCTTTATTATTGGTTACGGTATTGACATGAACGAAAAGTATCGGCAATTGCCAGCAATCTATGCGATCGAGGAATAA
- a CDS encoding ABC transporter ATP-binding protein has protein sequence MPLLSASGLTKSFGGIKAVDNADLEVAKGSITGLIGPNGAGKTTLFNLLSNFIRPDRGWVIFDGAPVQQLRTYQIALQGMVRTFQVARTLSRLTVLENMMLGAQKQDGENFWRLQFQPWAIAKEQQILREQAITLLESVGLAHMAHEYAGALSGGQRKLLEMARALMTQPKLILLDEPAAGVNPKLIEQICDRILTWNREGMTFLIIEHNMDVIMSLCDRVWVMAEGRNLAHGSPEEMQQHPQVLEAYLGK, from the coding sequence ATGCCACTATTATCAGCTAGCGGTCTTACCAAAAGTTTTGGCGGGATTAAGGCTGTGGATAATGCAGATTTAGAAGTAGCGAAAGGAAGTATTACAGGATTAATTGGTCCCAATGGTGCGGGTAAGACAACTCTATTTAACTTACTGTCAAATTTTATTCGTCCCGATCGCGGCTGGGTAATTTTTGACGGCGCACCAGTGCAGCAATTGAGAACCTATCAAATTGCCCTACAGGGGATGGTACGCACGTTTCAAGTCGCGCGGACGCTGTCGCGACTAACAGTACTAGAAAATATGATGCTGGGGGCGCAAAAGCAAGATGGAGAGAACTTTTGGCGGTTGCAATTTCAACCTTGGGCGATCGCTAAAGAACAGCAAATATTACGAGAACAGGCGATAACGCTACTAGAGTCGGTGGGGTTGGCGCATATGGCACACGAGTATGCAGGGGCGCTATCGGGAGGACAGCGCAAGTTATTGGAAATGGCAAGGGCGTTAATGACGCAGCCCAAGTTAATTTTGTTAGATGAACCTGCGGCGGGGGTAAATCCCAAGTTGATCGAACAAATTTGCGATCGCATTCTGACTTGGAACCGCGAAGGCATGACCTTTTTAATTATCGAACACAACATGGATGTGATTATGTCCCTGTGCGATCGCGTTTGGGTCATGGCAGAGGGGCGCAACTTAGCTCATGGTAGCCCAGAGGAAATGCAACAACATCCTCAAGTTCTAGAGGCATATTTAGGTAAATAA
- a CDS encoding glucose-6-phosphate isomerase, whose amino-acid sequence MDAAALWQRYQDWLYYHAGLGFYVDISRMRFDDAFVEGLQPKLEKAFADMAALEAGAIANPDENRMVGHYWLRDPDLAPTPEIKQEIVASVDQIETFARKIHSGAIHPPQAPRYTDIISIGIGGSALGPEFVAEALAPDFPPLAIHFIDNTDPAGIDRVLTRVRNRLNSTLVIVISKSGGTPEPRNGTIELKAAYAGHNLDFTKYAIAITTPDSKLDRQAKSEGWLATFPMFDWVGGRTSELSAVGLLPAALQGIDIRAMLAGAKEMDVATRIADLKTNPAALLALGWYYSGNGRGEKDMVVLPYKDSLLLFSRYLQQLVMESLGKEKDLDGNIVHQGIAVYGNKGSTDQHAYVQQLREGVPNFFATFIEVLEDRSGSSPEIDPGATAGDYLSGFLQGTRQALYEKQRDSITITIPQVNPHTVGALIALYERAVGFYGSLVNINAYHQPGVEAGKKAAAVVLDLQKQVLQVLQEAKTPLPLAQIAEKAAATDQIEAIYKILRHLQANRRGVTMQGDPAHPDSLTFSAN is encoded by the coding sequence ATGGATGCTGCGGCACTTTGGCAACGCTATCAAGACTGGCTCTATTATCACGCCGGACTCGGATTTTATGTAGATATCAGTCGGATGCGATTTGACGATGCATTTGTAGAGGGGTTGCAGCCCAAGTTAGAAAAAGCATTTGCGGATATGGCGGCTTTAGAAGCAGGGGCGATCGCCAATCCTGACGAAAATCGGATGGTAGGACATTACTGGCTGCGCGATCCCGATCTGGCTCCAACTCCAGAAATTAAACAAGAGATTGTTGCATCTGTAGACCAAATTGAAACCTTTGCCCGAAAAATTCATAGCGGAGCAATTCATCCGCCCCAAGCACCCCGCTACACTGATATTATCTCTATTGGGATTGGCGGCTCGGCACTCGGTCCCGAATTTGTCGCTGAAGCTTTGGCTCCTGATTTTCCTCCCCTGGCGATTCACTTTATTGACAACACCGATCCGGCGGGGATCGATCGCGTGTTGACGCGGGTGAGAAATCGCCTCAACAGTACTTTGGTTATTGTCATTTCCAAATCTGGAGGCACGCCAGAACCGCGTAACGGTACGATTGAACTCAAAGCAGCTTATGCCGGACATAATTTGGACTTTACCAAATATGCGATCGCCATCACGACTCCCGATAGCAAACTCGATCGACAGGCAAAATCAGAAGGCTGGCTAGCCACTTTCCCCATGTTTGACTGGGTGGGAGGACGCACTTCAGAACTATCCGCTGTCGGCTTGCTACCAGCCGCTTTGCAGGGCATTGATATCCGCGCTATGCTGGCTGGCGCAAAAGAAATGGATGTCGCGACTCGCATTGCCGATCTCAAAACCAATCCCGCCGCCCTACTTGCCCTCGGGTGGTATTACTCTGGGAACGGACGCGGTGAAAAAGATATGGTGGTGCTGCCCTATAAAGACAGCCTCTTACTATTTTCTCGTTACTTGCAGCAATTAGTGATGGAATCTTTGGGTAAAGAAAAAGACCTCGACGGTAACATCGTCCACCAAGGAATCGCTGTTTATGGTAATAAAGGTTCGACCGACCAACATGCCTACGTGCAACAACTACGTGAAGGTGTACCTAACTTCTTTGCCACCTTTATTGAAGTCTTGGAAGACCGTTCGGGGTCCTCGCCAGAAATCGATCCAGGTGCAACTGCTGGAGATTATCTCTCTGGCTTCCTCCAAGGAACTCGCCAAGCCTTGTATGAAAAACAGCGCGATTCCATTACCATCACCATTCCCCAAGTCAACCCCCACACAGTAGGCGCATTAATTGCCCTTTACGAACGAGCTGTAGGTTTTTATGGTTCGCTAGTGAATATTAACGCCTACCACCAACCAGGCGTAGAAGCAGGGAAAAAAGCCGCCGCCGTGGTGTTAGATTTGCAAAAACAAGTCTTGCAAGTCCTGCAAGAGGCTAAAACTCCTTTACCTCTGGCACAAATTGCCGAGAAAGCCGCAGCCACAGACCAAATTGAGGCAATTTATAAAATTCTGCGCCACCTGCAAGCAAATCGGAGAGGGGTGACAATGCAAGGAGATCCCGCCCACCCTGATAGTTTGACGTTTTCTGCCAATTAA